From the Paenibacillus sp. MMS20-IR301 genome, the window CAAAGAAACCGTGCGCAGCTTCAAGGAAATCCTGGAAGGCAAGCATGACGATCTTCCGGAGGTAGCGTTCCTGTTCGTGGGTACGATTGAAGAAGCAGTGGAAAAAGCGAAAACGTTGTAACCCTGGACATGAAAATGTTCGGGTAGCGAGCTTTATTCTGTAAAGCTTTGAGGAGGAATGGAAGTGAATACCTTTTTGCTCGAAATTGTCACTCCGGAGCATCTGGTCTACTCCAAGCAAGTGAATAGCCTGACTGTACGCGGAGTGAATGGTGAACTGGGCATTTTGCCGGGACATATTCCGCTGGTGACTCCACTTCAGGTTGCTCCGCTTACCTTCAAACTGGATGGCGTAGCTACTACAATCGCCGTCCATGGCGGTTTCGTTGAGGTGCACAAAGATAAGGTAACGGTGCTCGCAGAAAGTGCAGAGCTGCCAGTAGATATTGATGTTGAGCGTGCTGAAGCGGCTAAGGAGCGTGCTGAACGCCGTCTGAAGCTGCAGAGCAAGCAGGATGAAATCGATCACCGCCGTGCGGAGCTGGCCTTGCAGCGCGCTGTAACGCGGATTAAAGTATCGACAGGTAAAGGACAACAGTAGTGCGTGAGCGGTCAAGCCCTGGGCTTGGCTGCTTTTTTAAGTTTTTAAAAGTTAATTGGGCCCCCCGCAAAGTACCTGAGTAGGCGCCCTTGCAAAACCTCACTTTGTGGGGTGGTTTGGCAGAGTATGAACATATCGTAAACACTTGACAGCTAAAGGGGATAAATGTTTAAAAATTTGTAAAAGTACTGGATTCTTTTCCCCTGCACAAGTATGATATAAGAGTCGATTTCCGAGTAACCTTACACGGGGGGCTAACATGAACACACGCTTATCCGCTGATTTGCCCGGTGCTATCGGCAGCAGCAGTATGATCTCCATGGTAATATCTTTAATCTGTGTTGCATTATCCTGGTGGGCACTTCAGAACCTTAAGCTTGATTTGCTCATAAGATATCCCAAGAGCCCTCAGGGCAGATTGCTGCATCTTCTGCTGGCTATTGTTCTTGGCCATTTTGTAGCCGGCTTCCTGCTGGATTATCTGGGCTGGAGCGGACTCATCGCAAGAATGTTTTAATGGCGGGTGGTTTGGTTATATCTGTCATAGGTTAAAATTGCAGCGAAAAAAGTGTCGAATAATAAGATTTTATTATGTCAACACTGAAGTTTAAGGAATGTGTCTGCACATTAGGCACACTGGCGGAATATTCAATATTTTAACTGACGAATTCTAGGCTTCAAATACTAAATTCAGAAATAATGGACGCGGAGGGAAACCGTAATGAGCAAATTTATCGTCCGCGGTGGCAACAGATTGACCGGGAGCGTGAAAGTTAGCGGCGCAAAAAATTCCGTACTACCGATCATAGCCGCCTCTCTATTGGCAGAAGAAGGAGTCAGCGTCATTGTCGACGCACCTCCGCTAGATGATGTAATGACAATTAGCAAGGTACTGGAATCTCTGGGGGCAGGTGTTACATACCAGAACGATGTTATTGAGGTGGATGCGCGGAGCATCACTTCCTGTGAAGCGCCTTATGAATGGGTCCGCAAAATGCGTGCGTCATTCCTGGTTATGGGTCCGCTGTTATCGCGTATGGGGCATACACGTATTTCTTTGCCTGGCGGTTGTGCCATCGGTACGCGGCCGATTGACCAGCATTTGAAGGGTTTTGAAGCGCTTGGGGCCGAGATCAGTCTGGGCCAGGGCTATATTGAAGCGAAAAGCAACGGAAGACTGCGCGGAGCCAAGGTATATCTGGATGTGGCCAGCGTAGGTGCAACCGAAAATATAATGATGGCTGCGGCCCTTGCTGAAGGTGTCACAGTCATTGAGAATGCGGCCAAGGAACCGGAAATTGTGGACCTTGCCAATTACATTAACGGCATGGGCGGCGTTGTGCGCGGTGCGGGAACCGGAGTCATTCGGATTGAAGGCGTGGAACGTATGCACGGCGTAAGACATCATGTTATTCCTGACCGGATTGAAGCCGGAACCTATATGGCAGCCGCTGCGATTACAGGCGGAGATGTATATGTTGATGGTGCTATTGCCGACCACCTCGGACCGGTGATTGCCAAGATGGAGGAAATGGGTGTTACCATTATTCCGGATGAGAACGGCGTCCGTGTAATCAGTGACAAGCCGCTGAAGGCAGTGGATCTGAAGACCTTGCCTTAT encodes:
- the murA gene encoding UDP-N-acetylglucosamine 1-carboxyvinyltransferase, with the translated sequence MSKFIVRGGNRLTGSVKVSGAKNSVLPIIAASLLAEEGVSVIVDAPPLDDVMTISKVLESLGAGVTYQNDVIEVDARSITSCEAPYEWVRKMRASFLVMGPLLSRMGHTRISLPGGCAIGTRPIDQHLKGFEALGAEISLGQGYIEAKSNGRLRGAKVYLDVASVGATENIMMAAALAEGVTVIENAAKEPEIVDLANYINGMGGVVRGAGTGVIRIEGVERMHGVRHHVIPDRIEAGTYMAAAAITGGDVYVDGAIADHLGPVIAKMEEMGVTIIPDENGVRVISDKPLKAVDLKTLPYPGFPTDMQSQMMALLLRSEGTSVVTETVFENRFMHVDEFHNMNAEIKIEGRSAIVTGNARLVGAKVCATDLRAGAALILAGLVAEGTTEVSGTHHIDRGYVHLAEKLSGLGADIWRISMEESAAPAVAAAKEEILKPEAARSESFKSEEVKPRFQVQPSWV
- a CDS encoding F0F1 ATP synthase subunit epsilon; this translates as MNTFLLEIVTPEHLVYSKQVNSLTVRGVNGELGILPGHIPLVTPLQVAPLTFKLDGVATTIAVHGGFVEVHKDKVTVLAESAELPVDIDVERAEAAKERAERRLKLQSKQDEIDHRRAELALQRAVTRIKVSTGKGQQ
- a CDS encoding DUF1146 family protein, which encodes MNTRLSADLPGAIGSSSMISMVISLICVALSWWALQNLKLDLLIRYPKSPQGRLLHLLLAIVLGHFVAGFLLDYLGWSGLIARMF